In one Zerene cesonia ecotype Mississippi unplaced genomic scaffold, Zerene_cesonia_1.1 Zces_u040, whole genome shotgun sequence genomic region, the following are encoded:
- the LOC119839404 gene encoding uncharacterized protein LOC119839404 gives MAEKARGMTSTSEGKESIDFDNEVFKTSVRIPPFWPEEPEIWFAQVEGQFAINRITSDQTKFNHIINQLDNKYSREVKDIIIHPPEENKYETLKALLIKRLTESNEKKLKQLLMHEELGDRKPSRFLRHLQSLAGSDVPNDFLKTIWISRLPYGTQTVLAGQPGTATLEDLSDLADRVYDLATSTPAVASVSQENAGSLLSDLTREVAELRKQIQKLGPERSGRSRCRSTRPRRQSSSRQRSQSLYRKYPICWYHGKFGDRASKCMRPCDFKAENSMGGR, from the coding sequence ATGGCGGAAAAAGCACGTGGCATGACGTCGACTAGTGAGGGGAAAGAATCGATAGATTTCGATAACGAAGTTTTCAAAACGAGTGTGCGTATCCCACCGTTTTGGCCGGAGGAACCGGAGATTTGGTTTGCCCAGGTGGAGGGACAGTTCGCAATTAACCGAATTACTAGCGACCAGACAAAATTCAACCATATCATAAACCaacttgataataaatattctagaGAGGTGAAAGACATTATTATACACCCTCCTGAGGAGAACAAGTATGAAACCCTCAAAGCGCTGCTTATTAAGCGTCTTACTGAGTCAAATgagaagaaattaaaacagCTGCTAATGCACGAGGAGCTGGGAGACAGGAAGCCATCGCGATTCCTTAGACACTTGCAGAGCTTGGCAGGATCTGATGTCCCGAATGATTTTCTGAAGACCATTTGGATCAGCCGCCTCCCATACGGCACGCAGACGGTCTTGGCGGGGCAACCAGGGACGGCTACTTTAGAAGATCTCTCTGATTTGGCGGATAGAGTTTATGACTTGGCTACTTCAACACCTGCCGTCGCCTCCGTGAGCCAGGAAAACGCCGGCTCTCTTCTCAGCGACCTGACGCGTGAGGTGGCTGAACTGCGGAAACAGATACAGAAGCTAGGGCCGGAGAGAAGTGGAAGATCCAGATGCAGGAGCACTCGACCGCGACGCCAGTCATCTTCCAGGCAACGGTCGCAGTCCCTGTATCGAAAGTACCCAATATGCTGGTACCATGGCAAGTTTGGAGACAGGGCCAGTAAATGCATGCGCCCCTGCGACTTCAAGGCGGAAAACTCCATGGGCGGTCGATAA